In Leopardus geoffroyi isolate Oge1 chromosome D1, O.geoffroyi_Oge1_pat1.0, whole genome shotgun sequence, the genomic stretch TGCCTTTTTACTTGGGGCTGGTTAAACATTGGCAGAGCAAGGGCACCGGGTAGGTTGGCTGTACGGTTTCCGTGCTGCCCATAggctcctgcccaccccctcccgcctccccgcTATCAGTGGGGACTGAATCTGGCAGGGTCTCCCTGCACCAAGGCCCCAGGGCTGCGTTAGCCGGAGGAGGGGCTGCCTCTAGAAGCTCACACAGAGACCCCATGGTGGCCAATCAtggccctgggctgggcctgcTCTCCCCACATGCGGGCATGTACCTGCGTCAGAGATGATTCATTTAAGTGGAGAGTCTCCATGACTGGGTTTAGACAgcctgtttgtttcatttttatttaaactatcaattcttggggcgcctgggtggcttggtcggttaagcgtccgacttcggctcatgtcatgatctcgtggtctgtgagtttgagccccgcgtcgggctctgtgctgacagctcagagcctggagcctgcttcagattctgtgtctccctctctctctgcttctcccctgttcatgctctgtctctgtctgtctcaaaaaaataaataaacgttaaaaaaaattttttaataaaaaaaaaaactatcaattcTTAAGCAGTACACGTGTGGCGCTGCCTTGACACTGGGATGCGTGGATGGGAAGGCCACTTCTCATTTCTCCTCGCTTTTTGCTCCAAGCTGGACCTCACAAAGTGTAAACATTCTTcctggagcagggctgggaggCTGTTAAGGTGAGAGAGAGTTTCTGAGCTGTGTTTCATTTCTCTGTTCAGAGCATgaagggcattgaggaaggcGTGGAGTTCTTGCCAGTCAACAACACCAAGAAGGTTGAGAAGCGGGGCCCGAAGCGCTGGGTGGTGCTGGTGGCCGTGCTGGTTGGCatcttcttgctttctctcatGACTTGTTTCCTGGTGTGGCACTTCCAGTGTGAGTAGAGCCAGGGGTTGGCTCTGGGGAGagtgatggggagggggaggacggTGGCTGTATGTCCTCTCTCAGTGGACAGACATACGGGCCACCGGTTGTGGGCATGAGGGAGAGACCGGAGGGTGCAGCTGGGGGTAGGTAAGGAAGGGTCCAGGGCCCTGGCTCCCCTGGCTCTTCCAAGTCATAAGGGAGGGGTGTTGGCCCACAGGCTCATGCATCCACTGGCCTCTCCTGGCATTCACTCCCCCAGGGTTGCTGAGGGCAGCTTGAGGACAGTGGGGGGACCAGGGTAGCATGACGGTGTCACTTCCTCTGACCACCCTCCTTCTCTGGTCTCCCATAGACCAGAATGCGCGGGTTCAGAAGGTCTTCAATGGCTACCTGAGGATCACAAATGAGAACTTTCTGGATGCTTATGAGAACTCCAACTCCACGGAGTTCGCAAACCTGGCCAGCAAGGTGAAGGAAGCGGTGAGTCCAGTCCCTGGGCAGGGAGCCCTGTCCCTGGGGTCTGCCCTGGCACTCCCAGTCTCACCCAGGCTGAAAGAACACTGCTCCCTTCACTCCCGGATCCCTGGGCTGGCCGGTGGgtcccaggagggagggagaggcacgGGCTTGGGCAGTGGGCTATTGCTGTTCTCTGGCATGCCGTGAGCATTCCCTCTCGCCCTCAGCTGAAGCTGTTGTACAGTGGGGTGCCGACCCTGGGCCCCTACTACAAGAAGTCGTCTGTGACTGCCTTCAGGTGGGTGCCGGGGAGAAGGCTGGGTGGGATCAGTGCTGTGTGGTAGGTGGGCAGAGAGCTCGCAGCCTGCAGGGTGATGCAGCTTCAAGGTCTGGCATGGGGAGCAAGGTGCTATCCTTGTTCTTCCCTAGGTGTGTGTACTTTAGCCCACAAGTTCTGCTGTCTCCAGGGCAGGGGTAGCCATCCGTAGGAGTGTCCCCAGGTGCCACGGGTGAAGACAGGTGTGGTGTGTCCTCCATGTAAACCACTCAGTAATGGTGATGATCGTTTGTTATGTTTCTAAATTTGGGTTTGGAAGGCTTCGGTGAGTCTTCATATTTTCCTTGCTTAGGCAGCCTTCAACATACTTTTTTGAAAATAGACTTTATCTCAAAAGTACTTTTGATTTAGTTTAATCTTTACGTATttatttaaaagcttatttatttatttaagtaatctttatgcccaatgtggggctcaaacgcacgaccccgagatcaagagtcatgtgcgcttaaaaaaaaatttttttttaatgtttatttttttgagatagagagagtgagtgggccagcgggagtggggaggggcagaaagacagttgaggaagagaatcccaagcaggctgtgtgccgTTAGCACAAGAGTCCAATGCCGATTCAGAGCTTGATTCCACGAActataagatcacgacctgagccgaaatgaagacttgaactttaaccaactgagccacccaggtgccccagtttaatCTTTATGAGTGCTGGCTGGCAGGTGGCATTCTCGTCCTCTTTCAGAGATGAGGACACAGACTCGAGAGTTTGATATTCAACGTGCCCAAGCTAGTGGTAGCATTGACAGCTCACCATCCAGGCTGCTTTCCCACTCCCAAACCTGAGCTGGCCCCAGAACACGTCTGGTTGGCGAGAGACTGTGAGAGTAGAGGGTACAGACGCAAGGTCTCTTGCTTAAAGGATCGAAAGGTGGGCAAGCATAAAAGAATCTGAGGTGGGCCCTGCCTGGAGGAAGGTCTCGTGGGGAGCCTGAGCCATCACATCTATATCCAGCATCTGGGAGAGTGTGGGgacaggtggggtgcctggcgCCCGCCTGTGCCTCAGgctcacccctctccccacagcgAGGGCAGTGTCATTGCCTACTTCTGGTCCGAGTTCAGCATCCCCAAGTACCTGGTGGAGGAGGCCGAGAGCGCCATGGCAAAGGAGCGTGTGGTCACATTGCCACCCCGTGCCCGCGCCCTCAACTCCTTCGTGCTGACCTCGGTGGTGGCCTTCCGTGAGTACAGGGACGCTGGGCATGGGCATTTGCTGGGCCAGGCTTCCCTGGagcagggccaggccctggaccgTTGCAGGAGGGCAGCACTTCCGAGCCAGTGCATAGAAGGGAAGACGGTCTGCTGGCTGGGTACCTCCCTTTAGGGGAATAAGGAAGCAGGATGAAGGAAATTGACCACAGTGGTAAATACTGTGTTTTCCCTCTTGTTCTTCAGCCACTGACCCCAGAACAGTGCAGACCACCCAGGACAGTAAGTATGCCCTCCTCCCAGAGAAGATGGATGTGGCCAGACGCCCTTTCAGTCAAGGGGGTCCCCCGAAGTCATACACATCCCCCACCTGTCCCAGGCTGTGAGAAGccccctcttctgtctcttctggGTCCAGGGCAGCCTGGCACATCTCCCTGGGTGCACCCCCCAGGGAGGCTCTGGGTTGCTCGCCCCTACCGGCTCTGCCCTCTCCGTCTCCCACACAGACAGCTGCAGCTTTGCCCTGCACGCCCGCAGCGGGGAGGTGACCCGCTTCACCACGCCTGGCTTCCCTGACAGCCCATACCCGGCTCGGGCCCGCTGCCAGTGGACCCTGCGGGGGGACGCCGACTCCGTGCTGAGCCTCACCTTCCGAAGCTTTGATGTCGCGCCCTGTGACGACCGTGGCAGTGACCTGGTCATGGTGTATGACACCCTGAGCCCCGTGGAACCCCGTGCCGTGGTGCAGTGAGTGTCCTGGGGAAGCAGAGGCGGGCTGCGGGAGCTCGGCAGCTGCCTCCGGAGGGAAGTGTAGCGTGGGTTGGAGATACAGCCTATGACTTTCAGGCAGTCGAGAGGAGGTGTGTGTGATCCTCAGTGTGAGCTCCCAGAGCGTCTCAGGGGTGATTTCAGCCCTGGCAAGGGTGAGGAAGGCTCACTGGTCCCTAGATGCCAGTGAGCACGGTGTACTTCCTTTCCTTGCCAGAGCGGAGGTGCAGACTGCTGTTGTAAAATGCCCACTTTATCATGACTTGCTTATATTGAGGCCAGTGGACCAGGAGGAGGCTGCCATTGAAAAGATAGTTTGTTACTTATAGTTCCCAGAGGAGGGGGCATGCAAGGCCACATGGGGAAGCCCCAGGGtcagtcaggaggcagagggggccggaggagaacacaggcaggagCCTTTGTTGTGGTTTCTGCCGGAAAGGCCAGGCAGGGCAGTGGATGCAGGTTTAGGAGTGACTGGTTTGAGTAATTCCAGTGGGTTCTGGGGCACAAGTCTATCTCTAGTTGTCAGGTATCTGGTCGTGGGGTGAttaggatgggtggatggtggcCTGGAGAGAAGAACCCCATGGAGGAGGTGGTTGGGGTGTGGGCTCTGGATTGATTGGTCTGTATGTGAAAGGCTTCCCTGAGGGTGAGTTGACTATCTCTAGGAATTGGCGGGTCTTGGGAAGGGCAGTCTCTCCAGAGGCGGCGAGCCCCCAGCTGCCCGAAGCATCAGGCTTAcaggaaataaaaaggcatcaTACACCTGCTGAGGAACTGGGGGGTGCCAAGATGATTGCCCCCCGCCCCGCGCTGTGGGGCTCGAGCGTGCTTCTCAGAGCACCGTGGGTAGGCATGAGCTGCCCTCTCCCGAGCTCTCCCTGACTCAGTGGGCCAGAGCCTTCTCTTGCTGTCTGTGGAAATGAGCCGGGCAGACGTTTTGTGATAAATAATGGGCTAGAATTCAGGCTCCAAAACAAGATAGAACCATCTGCTGCCGTAGCTCAGCAGCTAGGACTCCAGCCTGAACACCCTTTTTGTGCAAGGTTTCTTCCCCTGTCTGTAATTCATGAATTGTACAACGAAATAAACACATGGCTCCGAAAGGAGAAAGTGGGAAATAGACATGCACAGAGAGCACAGACCTCCATCATGATCTGGAAGCAATCACTGTTAAATTTGTGAGGTGTGTTCTTCCACGCTTTctgctatgtgtgtgtatgtttgtgtatagctttaaaaataggattttacGGCACGTTTGGTTTTGCTGTCTGGTTTGAAAACTGAAGTATATCATGATGATCCTTCCAAATCAGTAAGCTTGCTTCTGTGATTTTAATGGTTGCATAACGTGGCATTGTGTAATGTACAATGAGCACAAAGAGGCAGCCTGACACAGTCATTAGCTGTGTGGGCTCCGGAGCCTGGATGCCCAGCCACTTATTAACTGTggaaccttggacaagttacttcagTGCCTCAGtatccttatctgtgaaatggggataatagtattTACTTAGTGGAGTTGTTATGAAGACTCCTGAGTTCTTAACATGTTCTTAAGTGTTGTCGGTGCTGTTACTGTTActagtattgttattatttagcCCATAGTTTAATGAATCTTCTGTGGTCAAGCATTTGAGACTTCTgagtttttgctgtttttttttttttttttttaatgtttatttttgagagaaagagagagggagggagagagagaatgagccagggaggggaagagagatggggggacagaggatccaaaacaggttcagtgctgtcagcagtgagcttgatgcggggctcaaactcacaaaccttgagatcatgatctgagccaaagtcagatgcttaactgactgagccacccaggcatccctgttttctgttgttttaaacaaagataaataaatcctaTCTCAGTCATTTGTGCGGGGAGGAGCTTTTAAATGACCCTTGGCCTTTTATGGATGGGACCTGGTTTCTGTCTGCTGTCTGTAACACATGCAACTTCTGACCCCTACAGGCTGTGTGGCACCTACCCTCCCTCCTACAACCTgaccttcctctcctcccagaaTGTCTTGCTCGTCACGCTGATAACCAACACTGAGCGGCGACACCCTGGCTTTGAGGCCACGTTCTTCCAGCTGCCTAAGCTGAGCAGTAAGGAAGGGCCtggtggggcagaggagggacaggtcTGAGGGGCTGGCCTGAGCCCACGAGGCGCAGGCCAATCCCTTGGGCTGGTGAACTGGCTCAGGTCGGTTTCAGAGGTTTGAAGCTTAAGCCACAGGGCCTTTTGTCTCTTGTGTGGGTCAGGAGCCCTCCCTAAAGTGGTCAGTCTCCTAGTGCTCAGACTTTCTGGCCACTGGCTGTGGAGTTTGCGGGGGCCCTGGCAGGCAGCTTGAGAGAGTCGCCGGCTGGCTCTGCCAGGGCCCCTCGGCCTACCTACCTGCCTGCCTGGCCAGGCAGGTCCTCGGTCCTCAGgctcttcctcctgcctttcctctcaGGCTGTGGAGGCTACTTACGTGGAACCCAAGGGACATTTAGCAGCCCCTACTATCCTGGCCACTACCCGCCCAACATGAACTGCACGTGGGACATTGAGGTAGGAGCTGTAGGGTGCCTGTGagggcagaaagggggagagagggagaagagggagagggaacaggggagtgggagagggaggggaagggagggaggaagaagagggatgCTCCAGAATGGCAAGTGAGGAAGGTCAAGAAGAGGGAGTTGGGCTCCCTTAGCAGCCCCCAAGTTGCCGAATATCTAAAGCCTTGCAGAGTAGAGCAGGGTGCAGTAGCCCTAACCTTGTAACCTCCAGCAGACCCATATTCAAATGGTCTCAAATTCTAGCtcttttttaacaatgtttatttatttatttttgagagagggcgcgCGTGCATGTGCAcgttcacacacgcacacacacgtgtaggggaggggcagagagagagggagagagagagaatcccaagcaggctccgcaccatcagcacagagccctatgcgggactcaaactcacgaaccgtgagaccgtgacctgagacaaaacccagagtcggacgctcattcgactgagccaccagggcgcccctCACATTTTAGCTCTCGATCAGTGGCCCCCTGAGGGACCTTGGGCCAGTCACTGTACATCAGAGCCTCAGCTGGCTCctaggaaagaggagaaggagtgGTGTCTGCCTCTCAGAGGTAATGTTGCGATTGTGTGTGCAGCTTGGAGAAAGCACTTGCTAAATGACAAGTCTTGCCTCCGGGGCTGCCCGCAGGCCATCCGAGTCAGGGAcccatctctcctttctttcttcgaTGGTGCCAGGAGGACCACCAGCTTTCTTTAGGAATAAGAGTGTCTCTTGCCTCTGAGTCTAGAGGTTCTTCCAGCCGTCCAACCTGAGTCCCTCTTGCTGTGTGTTCCATATCGCCCACACGGGTCAGGGAGATAAAAACACAGCAGCCACTGTCCCCCAGCCCCCGTGGCCAGCAGCACGTGGCATCCTTGGGTttaggaggggggaaggaagcgGCAGAGGCCCAGCAGCATCGCTCTCCTTAGGTGCCCAACAACCAACACGTGAAAGTGCTCTTCAAGCTCTTCTACCTGTTGGAGCCCAACGTGCCCCCGGGCAGCTGCCTCAAGGACTACGTGGAGGTCAACGGGGAGAAGTGAGTACCCTGGGGCACCCAgtgctggaggggaagggggcgcCCCGAACACTTCTGGATCCTCTTCCTACCGGTGACCGCCCCCTCCAGGTACTGCGGGGAGAGGACCCAGTTTGTGGTGACCAGCAAAAGCAGCAAGATCACTGTTCGCTTCCATTCCGACCAGTCCTACACTGACACGGGTTTCTTGGCCGAGTACCTCTCCTATGATTCCAGTGACCGTGAGTACACGTCTCCAGAAGGGGGAGCCTGGCTAGAGGGACTGGCCCACGATGAGCTCTCTGCTCTGTATCTTCCCCGCATTGTGCTCTCCTAATTCTGAGGTCCCAGAGAACGCAAGCTGCATGTCCGGTGGCTTTTTGAGACAAAATTGCAAGGCTGCCGGAAATGCACGTATTGAAAAAGGTGGGCAGTGAACCCTGGCACACACCGTGCCCGAGGCCTCCTGAGTTCCTTTGAGCCGTCTGTCCCTCCGGTTCAGCATTACCACAACTTGGCGCATCTGTGCTTGCCTTTGTGGCCTTATGACACCTTcgggaatagagagagaggaagacccggGAGAGAATACTGGGGCACGACTCATCACGCCCCCTGCTCCTAGCTCGGACAGTTCCGTGTTCTACACCTAAGAGATCTGGCCGTTTCTGCTGCCTCGAGTCTCACTGTCTGCTGTGCGCGTAGCAGTTCTAACCTAGTCACAGTGATTTTTCGTTTCAGCCCCTACATCACACAGTAACCTTCCGgcagacattttaattatatgcaAGAACCcaaatttcagttaaaatgcAACTGCATGGCTCACCACCCAAAATGCGATTGGATGAACAAACCCCTCCGATAAGTGATTGGGCTGCCTGTGCAGCACAGAGAACGGTCTCCTCTCAGCTCTGTCTGCTTCCCGATGCCATCGGGACATTCCGGTCTCAGAAACACTGGAATATGGGACATGTCTTAGAATTAAGGAAGTCCAGGGATGCAACTGGACACTTGGATGGGGGTACACATCCATCCACTGTTGCTCCGTGTTGGGCATGGGGAGCCTGGCACCTGGGCAGGAGTGGGCGGCCAAGGACATGGGGCAGTAGAACTGAGAGCACACCCAGCCAGTCTCTCTCCACTTTGTCTGCAGCTTCCTGGGGCTTGATCATCGGCAGTCAaggccccactcccaccccccgccgccccgctaGCGGTCTGTGGCTAGCCTCCCGTGCCGGCTGTAGGAAATGCGCTTGCCGCAGCGTGGTGGGGCTGGGTGACCACAGCCCTGGGGTGCCGGCTGCAGCCTGCTCCTCTCTCCGTGGAGGGCCGGACGGGGAAGAGTTTTCTCTTTGGTCCTCGCTGTGGCTGTGAGGCTGGCCCTGAGGGAGGGCAGTCGGCGTGGGAGGCGAGGCTGGTGGCCGTGGACTTGAcgcctgccctctcccctgcagcGTGCCCTGGGATGTTCATGTGTAACACAGGCAGGTGTATCCGGAACGAGCTGCGCTGTGACGGCTGGGCTGACTGCACGGACTACAGCGATGAGCTCAACTGCCGTGAGTCCTCTGCCCTTGCGCGCCCGGCTGCTGGGGAGCCGTCCCCATCTTTTGCTCCCTGTGTAGACATcaagccccttccctccctgtgctGTTTGGAAGCCCTGCCTTCTGTCTGAGCAGGCAGGCACTGGAGTGTTTCTGCGGTAGTGGGGTTCGCTTCCATAGCCAGGAACGCAGAGGCACTCCGGAGCTGCCCCCTCCAGCAGGGCAGGTGGTTCCCGGGTGGCTGTCTGGTCACCCTTCCTGCCCGGGGGAGCTGTGAGCAATGACCAATGTCAGAATGAGGGCTCAGAGCCCAGCTGACCGCTGCTCTGTGCCCCCTTCAGAATGCAATGCCACCTACCAGTTCACGTGCAAGAACAAGTTCTGCAAGCCCCTCTTCTGGGTGTGTGACAGTGTGAACGACTGCGGGGACAACAGTGATGAGCTGCAGTGCAGTGAGTGCTTGGTGCttgaagggtgggggagggggggtgtcagTGCCTGTTGGGCCTCCCTGCAACCTCAGCAGGGGGGCGGCGAACTGGTGCTGAGCGTGAGGCCCTGTCCCCAGGCTGCCCGGCTCAGACCTTCCAGTGTGGCAATGGGAAGTGCGTCCCACAGAACCAGCAGTGTGACGGGACAGACAACTGTGGAGATGGGTCCGATGAGGCCACGTGT encodes the following:
- the ST14 gene encoding suppressor of tumorigenicity 14 protein isoform X2 translates to MKGIEEGVEFLPVNNTKKVEKRGPKRWVVLVAVLVGIFLLSLMTCFLVWHFQYQNARVQKVFNGYLRITNENFLDAYENSNSTEFANLASKVKEALKLLYSGVPTLGPYYKKSSVTAFSEGSVIAYFWSEFSIPKYLVEEAESAMAKERVVTLPPRARALNSFVLTSVVAFPTDPRTVQTTQDNSCSFALHARSGEVTRFTTPGFPDSPYPARARCQWTLRGDADSVLSLTFRSFDVAPCDDRGSDLVMVYDTLSPVEPRAVVQLCGTYPPSYNLTFLSSQNVLLVTLITNTERRHPGFEATFFQLPKLSSCGGYLRGTQGTFSSPYYPGHYPPNMNCTWDIEVPNNQHVKVLFKLFYLLEPNVPPGSCLKDYVEVNGEKYCGERTQFVVTSKSSKITVRFHSDQSYTDTGFLAEYLSYDSSDPCPGMFMCNTGRCIRNELRCDGWADCTDYSDELNCQCNATYQFTCKNKFCKPLFWVCDSVNDCGDNSDELQCSCPAQTFQCGNGKCVPQNQQCDGTDNCGDGSDEATCDRVTTVACTKHTYRCRNGLCVSKSNPECDGKKDCSDGSDEKDCDCGLRSFTRQSRVVGGKNADEGEWPWQVSLHALGQGHVCGASIISPKWMVSAAHCFIDDKGFKYSDHTLWTAFLGLHDQSKRSASGVQELGLKRIISHPYFNDFTFDYDIALLELEQPAEYSSTVRPICLPEASHTFPTGKAIWVTGWGHTQEGGSSALILQKGEIRVINQTTCESLLPQQITPRMMCVGYLSGGVDACQGDSGGPLSSVEADGRIFQAGVVSWGEGCAQRDKPGVYTRLPVFRDWIKEQTGV
- the ST14 gene encoding suppressor of tumorigenicity 14 protein isoform X1; protein product: MKSNRARKGGGGSKDLGAGLKYSSRPQSMKGIEEGVEFLPVNNTKKVEKRGPKRWVVLVAVLVGIFLLSLMTCFLVWHFQYQNARVQKVFNGYLRITNENFLDAYENSNSTEFANLASKVKEALKLLYSGVPTLGPYYKKSSVTAFSEGSVIAYFWSEFSIPKYLVEEAESAMAKERVVTLPPRARALNSFVLTSVVAFPTDPRTVQTTQDNSCSFALHARSGEVTRFTTPGFPDSPYPARARCQWTLRGDADSVLSLTFRSFDVAPCDDRGSDLVMVYDTLSPVEPRAVVQLCGTYPPSYNLTFLSSQNVLLVTLITNTERRHPGFEATFFQLPKLSSCGGYLRGTQGTFSSPYYPGHYPPNMNCTWDIEVPNNQHVKVLFKLFYLLEPNVPPGSCLKDYVEVNGEKYCGERTQFVVTSKSSKITVRFHSDQSYTDTGFLAEYLSYDSSDPCPGMFMCNTGRCIRNELRCDGWADCTDYSDELNCQCNATYQFTCKNKFCKPLFWVCDSVNDCGDNSDELQCSCPAQTFQCGNGKCVPQNQQCDGTDNCGDGSDEATCDRVTTVACTKHTYRCRNGLCVSKSNPECDGKKDCSDGSDEKDCDCGLRSFTRQSRVVGGKNADEGEWPWQVSLHALGQGHVCGASIISPKWMVSAAHCFIDDKGFKYSDHTLWTAFLGLHDQSKRSASGVQELGLKRIISHPYFNDFTFDYDIALLELEQPAEYSSTVRPICLPEASHTFPTGKAIWVTGWGHTQEGGSSALILQKGEIRVINQTTCESLLPQQITPRMMCVGYLSGGVDACQGDSGGPLSSVEADGRIFQAGVVSWGEGCAQRDKPGVYTRLPVFRDWIKEQTGV